From Rhinopithecus roxellana isolate Shanxi Qingling chromosome 17, ASM756505v1, whole genome shotgun sequence, one genomic window encodes:
- the PRR30 gene encoding proline-rich protein 30 → MLPQNKDQVLPQTSVLPGRPPWGFSQLVDSSPHNLQPLSAHQSLPPSHSLFFSTQSHRPSSPPPASPSPGFQFGSCDSNSDFAPHPYSPSLPSSPTFFHQNYLSLPNPHASSPSNHWLYPSPPLTTSFSSSQPQNSSLPHSPCQSPSHPEDLHSSTLTSPGPRPPSQRLHSNRQTWRWHQYRDTGSGSPGVVGRCVPSEKDPAQFRDPGALAQALVVQLGHRRIAHDLRLLLLQHLWLGRTGQAPVVEYPICLVCLRPRSPSCPLPKYRTGPRLLAFPQLLPCVEGQESGPLQIGIGFGLRLPQGQARALHLLPEKRRKEVGPQGKAPQACGHPSPAFQPAAAQARADPAPGTPSQTRSFRSAGLQSPNSPRCFSRPPPRAPKQATTSPKPRPCPAPKRPVSLELILQKSSV, encoded by the coding sequence ATGTTGCCTCAAAACAAGGACCAGGTTCTGCCACAGACCTCAGTGCTCCCCGGGCGCCCCCCTTGGGGCTTCTCACAACTTGTAGACTCCTCTCCTCACAACCTACAGCCTCTCTCTGCCCAtcagtccctccctccctctcactcaCTGTTCTTTTCCACTCAGTCCCATCGTCCTTCCTCCCCTCCACCAGCATCCCCCTCTCCTGGCTTCCAATTTGGCTCTTGTGACTCAAATTCTGACTTTGCGCCACATCCctattctccctctctcccaagTTCCCCCACTTTCTTTCACCAGAACTACCTCTCTCTCCCCAATCCACATGCATCCTCTCCCTCCAACCACTGGCTCTACCCCTCTCCTCCTCTGAccacttccttctcttcctcccagccccagaactcctcccttccccactcaCCTTGCCAGTCTCCTTCCCACCCCGAGGACCTGCATAGCTCCACGCTCACTTCTCCAGGCCCACGTCCACCTTCTCAAAGGCTTCACTCTAACAGGCAGACATGGCGCTGGCATCAGTACAGGGACACCGGATCCGGGTCCCCTGGGGTAGTGGGGAGATGCGTGCCAAGCGAGAAGGATCCTGCACAGTTCAGGGACCCAGGGGCCCTGGCCCAGGCCCTGGTGGTCCAGCTGGGGCACCGCCGCATCGCACACGACCTGCGGCTCCTGCTTTTGCAGCACCTGTGGCTAGGCAGAACCGGCCAGGCGCCAGTCGTGGAGTATCCTATATGCCTGGTGTGTCTCCGGCCCCGCAgcccctcctgccccctccccaagtACAGGACTGGACCCCGGCTGCTTGCCTTCCCCCAACTACTGCCCTGTGTGGAAGGCCAGGAATCTGGGCCACTCCAGATAGGCATCGGCTTCGGCCTCCGCCTGCCCCAGGGCCAGGCCAGGGCCTTGCATCTGCTGCCAGAAAAAAGGCGGAAGGAAGTAGGGCCTCAGGGCAAGGCTCCTCAGGCCTGTGGGCATCCATCGCCAGCATTTCAGCCTGCAGCAGCTCAGGCCCGGGCCGACCCAGCCCCAGGCACACCCTCCCAGACCAGGAGCTTCAGGTCTGCAGGCCTTCAATCACCAAACTCTCCACGATGTTTCTCCCGGCCTCCACCTCGGGCACCAAAACAGGCCACTACCTCCCCGAAGCCCAGGCCGTGCCCTGCCCCAAAGAGGCCAGTTTCTCTGGAGCTCATTCTCCAAAAGTCATCAGTCTAG
- the TCF23 gene encoding transcription factor 23 has product MSQRKARGPPAMPGMGHSQTQAKARLLPGADRKRSRLSRTRQDPWEERSWSNQRWSRATPGPRGTRAGGLALGRSKACPENAARERSRVRTLRQAFLALQAALPAVPPDTKLSKLDVLVLAASYIAHLTRTLGHELPGPAWPPFLRGLRYLHPLKKWPMRSRLYAGGLGYSDLDSTTASTPSQRTRDVEVGSQVPGEADALFSATPLSPVLGNK; this is encoded by the exons ATGTCACAGAGGAAGGCCAGAGGGCCACCAGCCATGCCAGGCATGGGCCACAGCCAGACTCAGGCCAAAGCACGGTTGCTGCCAGGCGCTGACAGGAAGAGGAGCCGCCTCAGCAGGACAAGGCAGGACCCGTGGGAAGAAAGAAGCTGGAGCAATCAGAGATGGAGCAGAGCTACCCCTGGCCCTCGAGGGACCAGGGCTGGGGGCCTGGCTCTTGGCAGG AGCAAGGCCTGTCCTGAGAACGCTGCGCGGGAGCGGAGCCGGGTCAGGACGCTGCGCCAGGCCTTCTTGGCCTTGCAGGCTGCTCTGCCTGCCGTGCCGCCCGACACCAAACTCTCCAAGTTGGATGTGCTGGTGCTCGCCGCCAGCTACATAGCTCACCTCACCCGCACACTCGGCCACGAGTTGCCTGGCCCCGCCTGGCCACCCTTCCTGCGTGGACTCCGCTACTTGCACCCTCTCAAG AAGTGGCCGATGCGATCTCGTCTCTATGCTGGAGGCCTGGGGTACTCTGATCTTGACTCCACCACAGCAAGCACCCCCAGCCAAAGAACAAGAGACGTAGAGGTGGGATCCCAAGTCCCTGGAGAGGCAGATGCTCTCTTTTCTGCCACGCCACTCTCACCAGTGCTTGGCAACAAATAA